A stretch of Besnoitia besnoiti strain Bb-Ger1 chromosome III, whole genome shotgun sequence DNA encodes these proteins:
- a CDS encoding hypothetical protein (encoded by transcript BESB_049580): MVSTNLRGVLSIGCAVSFIAAGAEAAASGTAQPSPFASTPFPDPFQFFLRETPFPSPASFSDSFGFLSRANPTDMFRTLTDSYRMAAAMPEQFLRAAADAATLLTMQHREHTQAREQPMDTPVDSSSPSRGFFIPGMPFYPANWMPVKSLFPLAENPSDWFNNFLFILWAAAHPTETAYYLKLAKSNKYPGWDYPLDGTYSHSRSSESSSYEGQYARQQKAPSN; the protein is encoded by the coding sequence ATGGTAAGCACGAATCTACGAGGGGTTCTCAGCATCGGCTGCGCCGTGTCATTCATCGCGGCTGGCGCTgaagccgccgcctcaggaACCGCCCAGCCGTCGCCTTTTGCCAGCACTCCGTTCCCTGACCCATTTCAATTCTTCCTCCGTGAGACCCCGTTTCCCTCACCGGCTTCCTTCTCCGATTCATTTGGGTTCCTCTCTCGAGCCAACCCTACCGACATGTTTCGAACTCTGACCGATAGCTACAGGATGGCAGCTGCTATGCCAGAACAATTTCTCCgggcagccgccgacgcagcCACTCTGTTGACGATGCAGCACCGCGAGCACACTCAGGCACGAGAGCAGCCTATGGATACACCAGTCGATTCTTCATCGCCATCTCGTGGGTTCTTCATCCCAGGCATGCCTTTCTATCCGGCCAACTGGATGCCGGTCAAATCCTTGTTCCCTCTTGCCGAAAACCCCAGCGACTGGTTCAATAATTTTCTCTTTATTCTCTGGGCGGCAGCCCACCCAACTGAAACGGCGTATTACCTGAAACTCGCGAAAAGCAACAAGTATCCCGGTTGGGACTACCCTCTGGACGGAACCTATTCCCATTCGAGATCATCAGAAAGCTCTAGTTACGAGGGGCAGTACGCTCGCCAGCAGAAGGCTCCATCCAACTAG